A region from the Pseudonocardia petroleophila genome encodes:
- a CDS encoding 3-carboxyethylcatechol 2,3-dioxygenase: protein MTREFVAEFDPELVVVFAPDHMNMLSRVRAPFTAVLSGRTLAEFGIPEFPLGVRGAVAAELCRRLVERDVDVAVAEDVQVDHGMGLTLVQLFDDPAAVPLLPVVVNAIGFPLPPVRRALAFGTAVGEVLADLPERVLFVGTGGLSHHPPFPPAAPGAVRLTPEQRKDHLATAAGYIDPEWDRELLSHVEQGDPSWLAGLTQAELDTRGCGANEVRVWAAAWAACGSPPASTTDYEPVPEWITGMGVAYGRARAVV from the coding sequence CCCGAGCTGGTGGTGGTGTTCGCACCCGACCACATGAACATGCTCAGCCGCGTACGGGCCCCGTTCACCGCGGTCCTGTCGGGCCGCACCCTCGCGGAGTTCGGCATCCCGGAGTTCCCGCTGGGTGTGCGCGGCGCCGTCGCCGCCGAGCTGTGCCGCCGCCTCGTCGAGCGTGACGTCGACGTGGCCGTCGCCGAGGACGTGCAGGTCGACCACGGGATGGGCCTGACCCTGGTACAGCTGTTCGACGACCCCGCGGCGGTGCCGCTGCTCCCGGTCGTCGTCAACGCGATCGGGTTCCCGCTCCCGCCCGTGCGCCGGGCCCTCGCTTTCGGTACCGCGGTCGGGGAGGTGCTGGCGGACCTGCCGGAGCGGGTCCTGTTCGTCGGGACCGGCGGCCTGTCGCACCACCCGCCCTTCCCGCCCGCGGCGCCCGGTGCCGTGCGGCTGACGCCCGAGCAGCGCAAGGACCACCTGGCCACGGCCGCCGGGTACATCGACCCGGAATGGGATCGTGAGCTGCTGAGCCACGTCGAGCAGGGCGACCCCAGCTGGCTCGCCGGGCTCACCCAGGCCGAGCTCGACACGCGGGGCTGCGGCGCCAACGAGGTGCGGGTGTGGGCCGCGGCGTGGGCGGCCTGCGGCTCGCCACCCGCGTCGACGACCGACTACGAGCCCGTCCCGGAGTGGATCACCGGGATGGGGGTGGCCTACGGCCGCGCGCGGGCAGTGGTCTGA